The DNA region CCGTTGTCCACGATCCGGACGTCGGCGAGCACCTTCGTCCGAGGCGCCTGCTCGCGCAGCCGCTCGATCCGCCCGTGCCACGTCGTCGCGGCGAGACCGTCGAGGACCCCGGCGTGCGCGAGCACGAACGCCCCCGTGCACACCGACATCACGATCTCCGCCTCGATCGCGGCGCGCGAGACCCAGGCGAGGAACTCCGGGTTGGACGCCGCCGGCTCGATGTCCCCCCCCGGGATCACGAG from Candidatus Polarisedimenticolaceae bacterium includes:
- a CDS encoding DJ-1/PfpI family protein, translating into MTKREVGFLVFPGLEILDLAGPAEVFAATRAFDPCTIGLTPEAVLAQGFVTILPERTFDNCPVPHVLVIPGGDIEPAASNPEFLAWVSRAAIEAEIVMSVCTGAFVLAHAGVLDGLAATTWHGRIERLREQAPRTKVLADVRIVDNG